In the Dyella humicola genome, AAATTCTTCCAGCCAAAAGCCGGTCTTGCGCCCGGTGCTTCCCAGGATGTCGTGAGAGGTGAGTACCATGAGTATCTTCATGCATTTTTCCTTTGGCAGGGTGACGCTCGATTGAATATCACTAACCAGGAACCGGGAGCACGAACCTTGCCGGAACGAGCCATCCGTATCCAATGACTTTCAACGCAGAGGCACTGTCGCCAGAGCGCCTCGCGCTGGCGAGACTTCCGAGGCATGCGTCGAAGACGACAGGAAGACGCAAGTCGCCGCGGGCGCGTACCGATGCAGTAAGTAACTGCCATCGACTGGATCGGATGAATTCTGATGCCATGACGATCTGACGTCTTTGAGACTCCGCACATATGGCGACCCTTTCGCGCCGCTCGCACATTTTGCGAGCGTGCGCCTGACCACGGGTTATCGTCTATGCAGCTTTGGTATCGGTCGCGATCCACGTCGGGAACCCGCTTCAATCTCGCGAACCCGATAGGTCTGTTCCGCGCTATCACCCACACCAGCATGCTTGCCCAGGGGAGAGCCCTAGGGTCGATTACCTTGAGCGAACTTTTTAGCTTGAGGGAAACTGGACGCTCGTGATCGACATCGCGGATGCGGGCGCAAGACGCGATGCCATGCCCACGCGACGCATACCACCCAGCATAGATCGTGCCGAAGCGGGAGGAGGCTTTGGCAGTATTCGGCCTGGCCTCGTGATTCCTCTTCATGCTGAGCTTCTCACCGAACAATGAAGGCGTCGTAGTCGTACTACGGCTAGCGCAGCGAGTGGCATGAGGCGAATTTAAACGACACCGTTGGCAGTACTTTCACGTCTCAGTCATCCGCCGTGCACGGATGTACCAACGCGCGCTATTGCAAACTGGTCGTTTCCACACATGTGCCGATTGGAATGTATTGGACGATGACGTAGACACGCCCTGACGCGGCGCGGCATGACCAGCGCGTTTGAGGAAGCATTCGCACCTCATCTTTGGCCCCATGGATGGCCCGAGAGAGGGTGCGATCGCTATCCGGCGTCCAGGTCGACGATGAAGGCGTCCCCAAGCGCGCCTGCAAGCTTGACACTTCCCTCGGCGCCGAATTGCACGGCGCGGCCGCCGGTCCTGTGCCAACACCAAAGTACGATGGACGGACCTCTGAAGAGTGGCGCATAACGTTCGAGGAAGAATGCAGTGGAAAACGAATTGATCAGGATCTTCGACGCGCTCACGGGGTTCGCGTGGACGACACTTCCCGAGGGAAGCGTGGGCTTGATCAACAAGCGCTGGTGTGAATACACAGGGCTAAGCATCGAGGAGGCCAAGGGCCACGCGTGGAAGTCTGTGGTCCATCCAGACGATTTTCCCACGTTACTTCAAGGCTGGCACTCGATGGTGGCTTCCGGCAAACCGGGGGAGCTCGAGGTGCGAATGCGCCATTGCGATGGAGATTATCGCTGGCTACTTTTCAGAATGAGTCCGTTGACGGACCCGTCCGGGCGTGTCTTCAAATGGCGGGGCATCAACACCGACATCGAGGAACGCAGGCGAGCTGAGAGAACCTCGCGACTAGGTGAACTCAATTTGTCGGTCATCATCGACAGCTTTCCGTTTCCTGTCGCGGTCACGACGCCCTCGGGTGAAGTTTTTGACCTCAATCAACCTACCCTCGATTACTTCGGCAAAACGCTCGATGAACTGAAAGGCCTGAAAGTCTGCAACCTCACCCATCCGGATGATCGTCCGGGCATGCTCGCGGTGCAGTTGAAGGCGCACGAAACGGGTTCTGCCTACAGCGTTCAGAGTCGCCATCGCCGATATGATGGCATCTACCGCTGGTTCAACGTTGCCGGCATGCCCGTTCGAGACACGCGAGGCCGCATTTTCTGTTGGCTCCATTTGCTCATCGATATCGATGATCGAACGCCGCCTGGAGACGTGCTGCGCGCAGCCGAGCCCGACCTCAGCTCGATCATCAATACGATTCCGGCGCTGGCATGGTCTGCGCGTACCGACGGCTCCGGTGAGTTCTTCAACCAACACTATCTTGACTACGTCGGCTTATCTGCAGAACAGGCGAACGAATGGGGCCTGACGGTCGCGCTCCACCCTGAGGACGTAGATGATTTGACTGCCTGGTGGCAACTCATCATGGCCTCGCAAACGCCTGGAGAAACCGAAGCCCGACTGCGTCGCTTCGACGGTGAGTACAGGTGGTTTCTGTTTCGTGTCAACCCACTGCGGGACGAGTCCGGCAGCATCATCAAGTGGTACGGCATCAGTATCGATATCGACGACCGGAAACGGGCGGAGGAGAAGCTGCGACGCAGTGAGGCCTTTCTCGCCGAGGGCCAACGCAC is a window encoding:
- a CDS encoding PAS domain-containing sensor histidine kinase — encoded protein: MENELIRIFDALTGFAWTTLPEGSVGLINKRWCEYTGLSIEEAKGHAWKSVVHPDDFPTLLQGWHSMVASGKPGELEVRMRHCDGDYRWLLFRMSPLTDPSGRVFKWRGINTDIEERRRAERTSRLGELNLSVIIDSFPFPVAVTTPSGEVFDLNQPTLDYFGKTLDELKGLKVCNLTHPDDRPGMLAVQLKAHETGSAYSVQSRHRRYDGIYRWFNVAGMPVRDTRGRIFCWLHLLIDIDDRTPPGDVLRAAEPDLSSIINTIPALAWSARTDGSGEFFNQHYLDYVGLSAEQANEWGLTVALHPEDVDDLTAWWQLIMASQTPGETEARLRRFDGEYRWFLFRVNPLRDESGSIIKWYGISIDIDDRKRAEEKLRRSEAFLAEGQRTSLTGSFSWCLETDAIVFSEELYRIFEFEPGTVVTLERIADRIHPDDIPLLSDKKADARDTGADHDYEIRLLTPGGSIKYLHVVSHSTRGRYGGREYIGAIQDVTQRRVSEETLGALRSELARMAKVNSLGALTASIAHEVNQPLSGVITNASTCLRMLAADPPNVHGALETARRTIRDGHRASDVITRVRALFSKKDSIAEWVNLNEAAKEVIALTQSTLKSSRVMLRTEFSDDLPPVTGDRVQLQQVILNLLLNAAEAMSDVDDRPRKIVISTEEDGDDFVRLTVRDSGVGFGPEVVSKMFETFFTTKGGGMGIGLSISQSIVERHHGQLQATANDGPGATFWFSIPRASSDEAERDGAAATDMPGGTDTTRTTGNP